In Candidatus Hydrogenedentota bacterium, a single window of DNA contains:
- a CDS encoding AAA family ATPase, translating into MQSLTRRLARCLKQLQVSVDHTEQDDTLLRHVPAHEGHFSKASTNVLLKHVPDRAATLVLVDVDIEYTGENAEIARLFASGWHSAGWKALFLEPDAPRSRDNAIKRILNLLGAEGQDPVLDAPAPPAAARDAAKAGLVAGISDNLTQQGRAGNGRPCLGRDEVVIEVASCMRRWGEARLALVVGESGTGKTALLHGVAAVLAARAPETELFVLNLERLFSGAAYESERENLLSALFQDMQEHPQRILALEHAELAVCDMRYGPLLLANALDRGIALAGLILPRYQRFFLDAPLRRRVHVITLDEPPYETAVAMAAAHAPAIAAHHGVTIDSHLAHAATAAAEPLPGALPGKAITLLDAAAARAAVKGVAVVGLEDIYFAARRAQACEPAQDEES; encoded by the coding sequence ATGCAATCGCTCACCCGCCGTCTCGCAAGATGCTTGAAGCAACTACAGGTCTCCGTCGACCATACGGAGCAGGACGACACCCTGCTGCGGCATGTGCCCGCGCACGAAGGCCATTTCTCAAAGGCCTCGACCAACGTGCTCCTGAAACACGTGCCTGACCGGGCGGCCACGCTCGTGCTCGTCGACGTGGACATCGAGTATACGGGCGAGAACGCTGAGATCGCGCGGCTGTTTGCGAGCGGATGGCATTCCGCCGGCTGGAAAGCGCTGTTTCTTGAACCCGACGCGCCACGCTCCCGCGACAACGCGATCAAGCGGATCCTGAACCTGCTCGGGGCGGAGGGTCAGGACCCCGTGCTCGACGCGCCCGCGCCGCCTGCCGCCGCGCGCGATGCCGCGAAGGCGGGCCTCGTGGCGGGTATTTCCGACAACCTCACGCAGCAGGGCCGGGCTGGGAACGGCCGGCCCTGCCTTGGACGCGACGAGGTCGTGATCGAAGTGGCGTCCTGCATGCGGCGATGGGGCGAGGCGCGCCTCGCGCTGGTCGTGGGCGAATCCGGCACTGGCAAGACAGCCCTGTTGCACGGCGTAGCCGCCGTGCTGGCGGCGCGTGCGCCCGAAACGGAATTGTTCGTGCTGAACCTCGAACGGCTGTTCTCGGGCGCCGCATACGAAAGCGAGCGGGAAAACCTGCTCAGCGCCCTCTTTCAGGACATGCAGGAGCATCCGCAAAGAATACTCGCTCTGGAACACGCGGAACTCGCCGTGTGCGACATGCGCTACGGGCCGCTGCTCCTCGCGAACGCGCTCGACCGGGGCATTGCGCTGGCCGGCCTCATTCTGCCGCGCTATCAGCGCTTCTTCCTCGATGCGCCTCTCCGGCGGCGCGTACACGTCATCACGCTGGACGAGCCGCCCTATGAGACGGCTGTGGCCATGGCCGCCGCGCATGCGCCGGCCATCGCCGCGCACCACGGCGTGACCATCGATAGCCATCTCGCGCACGCCGCCACGGCGGCCGCCGAACCGCTGCCCGGGGCTTTGCCCGGCAAGGCCATCACACTCCTGGACGCCGCCGCCGCCCGCGCCGCTGTCAAGGGCGTCGCCGTCGTGGGACTTGAAGATATCTACTTTGCGGCCCGGCGCGCGCAGGCGTGCGAACCCGCGCAGGACGAGGAGTCATGA